One Microbacter margulisiae genomic window carries:
- a CDS encoding SusC/RagA family TonB-linked outer membrane protein, with the protein MRHFSEYFFVFVMLFLVSVHYTDGQSLMVNDSISNTGMVYRVDAKDSPKGVNISPEELIQGQIPGLQITSNSGSPESDFTIINRGIGSLSTSTSPLVIVDGMFQYDNMISLNPEDIESIVMVKDASALQCFGDMAANGALIITTKKGSATFHIRYSGNVSVSEIAKKAGVLSASAFRTLLSQQYAGNKDVIGLMGNASTDWQNEIYQTAVGQDHHLSLSGTYKGLPYRVSLGQTNQEGILKTDNYRRTTTTLSLTPSLLDNTLKIHLNVNASFNNNTIANTNAIGSAIAFDPTQPVMNGSKYGGYFTWMSYGAPLMAATKNPVALLNQVHQTDKTTRIEGNLGADYALPFLPGLHIEGNYAYGYFRENYQETNDSDAAWYQTYAPTGTDHITQRNRQFNLQLGYSKSLEAIDGKLNVFFGYSHMSYRSTNDSYYTIYPASTSPNANFSQQIDESHFTSFTGGVDFTLKDTYSLSAHVQKHLDSQFPTHSKSDWMSSGSLAWNMKHESFLQHADWLSDLQLRLSYSNTWSLNPLNASALYDFVVSNSTSGGLVRPYNFDPNVNPETVLTYDAGVGFGMLNQRITGGVNVYQRTTNNIILYVPISGGYGSTTYLYANDGKLTNKGIELHLGIKPIVSKQMTWTLNYSFSYNQNRRTDAKYSSAGLLYGAIYGGTGNYILIIKNNFPVGSFDAYQQIYDANHKPIEGDYATNDNPMGFHIEHQIYPTILMGLSSNFTYKKWFLNCSLHANIGNYVYNNIDASGGNLSILYNSSGFLENASRNVLVTHFRTYQPYSDYYIQNASFVSMDNISAGYTFDKLLDTKLGATLYVAVQNAFVITGYKGQDPEQATGIEQASYPRARTFVVGLSVDL; encoded by the coding sequence ATGAGACATTTTTCGGAATATTTTTTTGTGTTTGTGATGTTATTTCTGGTTTCCGTTCACTATACAGACGGACAATCCCTGATGGTTAATGATTCGATTTCCAATACCGGGATGGTCTATCGGGTGGATGCAAAAGATTCCCCCAAAGGTGTCAATATTTCTCCTGAAGAATTGATACAAGGTCAAATACCGGGATTGCAAATAACATCCAACAGCGGTAGTCCTGAGAGTGATTTCACCATTATAAACCGGGGCATTGGTTCTTTATCAACCAGTACATCCCCTCTGGTCATTGTTGACGGCATGTTTCAATATGACAACATGATATCCCTGAATCCGGAAGATATAGAAAGCATTGTCATGGTAAAAGATGCCTCTGCCCTGCAATGCTTTGGCGATATGGCAGCCAATGGCGCTTTGATTATTACCACAAAAAAAGGGAGTGCAACATTTCATATCCGTTATTCAGGTAATGTATCCGTTTCGGAGATAGCAAAAAAAGCCGGTGTGCTTTCAGCATCAGCCTTTCGTACGCTACTAAGTCAGCAATATGCAGGCAATAAAGATGTTATTGGTCTGATGGGGAATGCCAGTACCGATTGGCAAAATGAAATTTATCAGACTGCAGTGGGGCAGGATCATCACCTGAGTTTGTCAGGAACATATAAAGGGTTGCCCTATCGGGTTTCTTTGGGTCAAACCAATCAGGAAGGTATTCTGAAAACCGATAATTACCGGCGTACGACAACTACCCTGTCGCTCACTCCTTCTTTGTTGGACAATACGTTGAAAATTCATTTGAATGTCAATGCTTCGTTTAATAATAATACCATTGCCAATACGAATGCCATTGGCAGCGCAATTGCATTCGATCCAACACAACCGGTGATGAATGGTAGTAAGTATGGGGGATATTTTACATGGATGAGTTACGGAGCTCCTCTTATGGCAGCCACAAAAAACCCTGTTGCCCTTTTGAATCAGGTGCATCAAACAGATAAAACCACACGCATTGAAGGTAATCTGGGCGCTGATTACGCTTTGCCTTTTCTTCCCGGCTTGCATATTGAAGGTAACTACGCATACGGTTATTTCAGGGAGAATTATCAGGAAACCAATGATTCGGATGCCGCATGGTATCAAACGTACGCTCCAACAGGGACAGATCATATCACGCAGAGAAATCGTCAGTTCAACCTTCAGTTGGGTTATTCAAAATCGCTGGAAGCCATTGACGGGAAACTAAATGTATTCTTTGGCTATTCTCATATGTCTTATCGATCAACAAACGATTCATATTACACTATATATCCTGCTTCAACCTCTCCCAATGCAAATTTTTCGCAACAGATCGACGAATCACATTTTACTTCGTTTACGGGAGGAGTGGATTTCACCCTGAAAGATACCTACTCGCTTTCGGCTCATGTACAAAAACATCTGGACAGTCAATTCCCCACTCATTCAAAATCTGATTGGATGTCTTCAGGCAGCTTAGCCTGGAATATGAAACATGAATCCTTTTTGCAGCATGCTGACTGGCTTAGCGATTTACAATTACGATTGAGTTACAGCAATACATGGAGTCTGAATCCACTGAATGCTTCTGCTTTATATGATTTTGTTGTATCAAATTCCACTTCCGGTGGGTTGGTACGACCTTACAATTTTGATCCAAATGTCAATCCCGAAACTGTATTGACTTATGATGCCGGAGTGGGGTTTGGAATGCTCAATCAGCGTATAACCGGAGGTGTGAATGTATATCAGCGAACTACGAATAATATAATACTCTATGTTCCTATAAGCGGCGGTTATGGGTCAACTACATACCTGTATGCCAATGATGGTAAGCTAACCAACAAAGGGATAGAACTCCATTTGGGCATCAAGCCTATTGTTTCCAAACAAATGACGTGGACTCTCAACTATTCCTTCAGTTATAACCAAAACAGACGAACGGATGCGAAATATAGCTCGGCAGGACTCTTATATGGTGCTATTTACGGAGGAACAGGAAATTATATTTTGATCATCAAAAACAATTTTCCTGTCGGATCTTTTGATGCATACCAACAAATATATGATGCCAATCATAAACCTATTGAGGGAGATTATGCTACTAATGACAATCCAATGGGCTTTCATATTGAACATCAGATATATCCAACGATCCTGATGGGGTTATCATCCAACTTCACATATAAGAAGTGGTTTCTCAATTGCTCTTTGCATGCGAATATCGGGAATTACGTATATAACAATATAGATGCCAGTGGAGGTAATTTGAGTATATTATACAACAGTTCCGGATTTCTTGAGAATGCGTCGCGTAACGTATTGGTTACGCACTTCCGGACATATCAACCTTATTCCGATTATTACATACAAAACGCTTCATTTGTGAGTATGGACAATATTTCAGCCGGTTATACCTTCGATAAGCTGTTGGATACAAAGTTAGGTGCAACCCTGTATGTTGCCGTGCAAAATGCTTTTGTTATTACCGGTTACAAGGGACAGGATCCTGAGCAGGCGACAGGTATTGAGCAAGCTTCTTATCCGCGTGCAAGAACTTTTGTGGTAGGACTTTCTGTTGATTTATAA
- a CDS encoding TlpA family protein disulfide reductase, translating into MTHRIRYILLITLSLLWIGSVNLHAEQAKIPPFRITQTNGDVFYAKDLPAGKPLIIIYFSPDCADCLDFMHSFFPKIHHFDNANIAMISYLPLQEVQRFAKRFNVKQYSNVVIGTEAPALFIRDYFHIVEIPFLALYDKEGNKICTYQGSIPLHTVMTLFRKLK; encoded by the coding sequence ATGACACACAGAATTCGCTATATATTGTTGATCACGTTAAGCCTCCTCTGGATCGGAAGTGTAAACCTGCATGCCGAGCAGGCAAAGATTCCTCCTTTCCGGATTACCCAAACCAACGGGGATGTTTTTTATGCCAAAGATCTTCCAGCCGGAAAACCATTGATCATTATCTATTTTTCTCCCGATTGTGCCGATTGCCTGGATTTCATGCATTCTTTTTTCCCGAAGATTCATCATTTTGACAATGCCAACATCGCCATGATCTCCTATCTGCCCCTGCAGGAAGTACAACGGTTTGCCAAACGTTTCAATGTAAAACAATACAGCAACGTAGTGATTGGCACTGAAGCTCCCGCTCTCTTTATCCGCGATTACTTCCACATTGTGGAAATACCTTTCCTGGCGTTGTATGATAAGGAGGGGAATAAAATCTGTACCTATCAGGGCAGTATCCCCCTGCATACAGTGATGACGTTGTTCAGGAAATTGAAATAA
- the ahpC gene encoding alkyl hydroperoxide reductase subunit C codes for MSQIGKQIVDFKVQAYVNDSFKEVTKQDVLGKWSIFFFYPADFTFVCPTELEDLADTYAQFQAAGAEVYSVSCDTHFVHKAWHDASGTIKKIKYPMLADPTGALARSFDVMIESDGIAERGTFVVNPKGEIVAYEVVAGNIGRNAEELLRRLQALQFVASNPADVCPAKWKQGAKTLKPGIELVGKL; via the coding sequence ATGTCACAAATTGGAAAGCAGATTGTAGATTTCAAAGTTCAGGCTTATGTTAACGACAGTTTCAAAGAAGTAACCAAACAAGACGTTCTGGGAAAGTGGTCTATCTTCTTTTTTTATCCGGCAGACTTCACCTTTGTATGTCCTACCGAATTGGAAGATCTTGCCGACACATATGCCCAATTCCAGGCAGCCGGAGCTGAAGTCTATTCTGTATCATGCGACACCCATTTCGTTCACAAAGCATGGCATGATGCTTCGGGCACCATCAAGAAAATCAAATATCCGATGCTTGCCGATCCCACCGGCGCACTTGCCAGAAGTTTTGATGTAATGATTGAATCAGACGGGATAGCCGAACGCGGAACATTTGTTGTAAATCCAAAAGGTGAAATAGTAGCTTATGAAGTAGTAGCCGGCAACATCGGACGTAATGCAGAAGAGCTTCTGCGCCGCCTGCAAGCCTTGCAATTTGTTGCAAGCAATCCAGCCGATGTTTGTCCCGCAAAATGGAAACAAGGAGCAAAGACATTAAAGCCCGGTATTGAGTTAGTGGGCAAACTCTAA